A section of the Candidatus Tectomicrobia bacterium genome encodes:
- a CDS encoding acetyl-CoA acetyltransferase, protein MTKNISGKVAIIGAGITKFGELFEQSYNDLVVEAVFDAYQDAGITGDDVEAAWLGTYLPLGWGFDGTGGPSLAEALNLYPKPVSRVANYCTTGMEAVRMGAMAVASGLYDVVLAVGAEKMREVPPRGSLVAQHVEKLHPMYAKGRTAPGSFAVLATRYFNEYGASKEDLAEVAVKNHYHGSLNPKAHFRKEITKEQVLKAPMVTEPLGLFDCCPTTDGSAAVVLCRADLAEKRFGKKDYVLIEGMGLSCATGYITTAFNPRFDFLGFEATREAARQAYAQAGITNPREQLDLAEVHDCFTITELLNYEDLGFCGKGEAPAFVKGGSSRLGGELPVNTSGGLKSCGHPIGATGARVVAHLTNQLLGRSGKHQVKGAKRALGHTLGGPGAVSSVFVMAKN, encoded by the coding sequence ATGACCAAGAACATCTCGGGCAAGGTGGCCATCATCGGCGCGGGCATCACGAAGTTCGGGGAGCTCTTCGAACAGAGCTACAACGACCTCGTGGTGGAGGCCGTCTTCGACGCCTACCAGGACGCGGGCATCACAGGGGACGACGTCGAGGCCGCCTGGCTCGGCACCTACCTCCCCCTGGGCTGGGGCTTCGACGGCACGGGCGGGCCCTCGCTCGCCGAGGCGCTGAACCTCTACCCCAAGCCCGTCTCCCGCGTGGCGAACTACTGCACCACCGGGATGGAAGCCGTCCGCATGGGCGCCATGGCGGTGGCGTCGGGGCTCTACGACGTGGTGCTCGCCGTGGGCGCCGAGAAGATGCGCGAGGTGCCCCCGCGCGGGAGCCTCGTGGCCCAGCACGTGGAGAAGCTCCACCCCATGTACGCCAAGGGCCGCACCGCGCCGGGCAGCTTCGCGGTGCTCGCGACGCGCTACTTCAACGAGTACGGGGCCTCGAAGGAGGACCTGGCCGAGGTCGCCGTGAAGAACCACTACCACGGCTCCCTGAACCCCAAGGCCCACTTCCGCAAGGAGATCACCAAGGAGCAGGTGCTGAAGGCCCCGATGGTGACCGAACCGCTGGGCCTCTTCGACTGCTGCCCCACCACCGACGGCTCGGCCGCCGTGGTGCTCTGCCGGGCCGACCTGGCCGAGAAGCGCTTCGGCAAGAAGGACTACGTCCTCATCGAGGGGATGGGCCTCTCCTGCGCCACCGGCTACATCACCACCGCCTTCAACCCGCGCTTCGACTTCCTGGGCTTCGAGGCCACCCGCGAGGCCGCCCGCCAGGCCTACGCCCAGGCGGGCATCACGAACCCCCGGGAGCAGCTCGACCTGGCCGAGGTCCACGACTGCTTCACCATCACCGAGCTCCTGAACTACGAGGACCTGGGCTTCTGCGGGAAGGGGGAGGCCCCCGCCTTCGTGAAGGGAGGCTCCAGCCGCCTGGGCGGGGAGCTGCCGGTCAACACCTCGGGCGGCCTCAAGAGCTGCGGCCACCCCATCGGGGCGACCGGGGCGCGCGTCGTGGCCCACCTCACGAACCAGCTCCTGGGCCGCAGCGGGAAGCATCAGGTGAAGGGAGCCAAGCGGGCGCTCGGCCACACCCTGGGAGGCCCCGGCGCGGTGTCGAGCGTGTTCGTGATGGCGAAGAACTAG
- a CDS encoding sulfatase-like hydrolase/transferase — translation MARPTNLLFIMTDEHSPKALGCAGHPIVRTPNLDALAASGAYFPDAYCNSPICVPSRSSFSTGRWIHQIGHWDNAHPYDGRVPGWGHRLQGAGRRVSAIGKLHFRNALDPTGFDEQLQPMHVVDGVGDLLGSIRDELPYRHASKKYAEQVGAGESSYNRYDRDIARLAGEWLERRAAEKPGDPWMLYVSFVCPHFPLIAPPEFCAMYPPEEMPLPKLHDMPDEARHPWIRALRGSYAYDDFFADDGRRRLAVASYYALVSFVDDNVGRVLRALRETGLDRTTRVVYASDHGESLGARGVWGKSNLYQESAGVPLIVAGPGVEAGRVCRTPVSLVDGYPAILECVGAAPGPEDADLPGRSLLQTLARPDEPGRWVFSEYHAGGAKSAAYMLRRGRFKYIHYVGFRPELFDLEADPEELRDLAPEPAHQGTLKEFEALLRSILDPEETDRRAKRDQAALVARHGGREAIISRGTHTWSPAPGEKAERTKPD, via the coding sequence ATGGCACGGCCCACCAACCTCCTCTTCATCATGACGGACGAGCACAGCCCCAAGGCGCTGGGCTGCGCGGGCCACCCCATCGTCCGGACCCCGAATCTCGACGCCCTCGCCGCCTCGGGGGCCTATTTCCCGGACGCCTACTGCAACAGCCCCATCTGCGTCCCCTCGCGCTCGAGCTTCTCCACCGGGCGCTGGATCCATCAGATCGGGCACTGGGACAACGCCCATCCCTACGACGGCCGGGTGCCCGGCTGGGGCCACCGGCTCCAGGGGGCCGGACGGCGCGTCTCGGCCATCGGGAAGCTCCACTTCCGCAACGCCCTCGACCCGACCGGCTTCGACGAGCAGCTCCAGCCCATGCACGTCGTGGATGGCGTCGGCGACCTCCTCGGCTCCATCCGGGACGAGCTGCCCTACCGCCACGCCTCGAAGAAGTACGCCGAGCAGGTGGGCGCGGGCGAGTCGAGCTACAACCGCTACGACCGCGACATCGCCCGCCTGGCCGGGGAGTGGCTGGAGCGGCGAGCGGCGGAGAAGCCGGGCGATCCCTGGATGCTCTACGTCTCCTTCGTCTGCCCCCACTTCCCGCTCATCGCCCCACCCGAGTTCTGCGCCATGTACCCCCCGGAGGAGATGCCCCTCCCCAAGCTCCACGACATGCCGGACGAGGCGCGCCACCCCTGGATCCGGGCGCTCAGGGGCTCCTACGCCTACGACGACTTCTTCGCGGACGACGGCCGGAGGCGCCTCGCCGTCGCCTCCTACTACGCCCTGGTCAGCTTCGTGGACGACAACGTGGGGCGCGTCCTCCGCGCGCTGAGGGAGACGGGGCTCGACCGGACCACCCGGGTCGTCTACGCGAGCGACCATGGGGAGAGCCTGGGCGCCCGGGGTGTCTGGGGGAAGTCCAACCTCTACCAGGAGTCGGCCGGCGTCCCCCTCATCGTGGCCGGGCCGGGGGTCGAGGCGGGGCGGGTGTGCCGGACCCCGGTCTCCCTCGTGGACGGCTACCCGGCCATCCTGGAGTGCGTGGGCGCGGCGCCCGGCCCGGAGGACGCCGATCTGCCGGGGCGCTCCCTCCTCCAGACCCTCGCGCGGCCCGACGAGCCCGGGCGCTGGGTCTTCAGCGAGTACCACGCGGGGGGCGCCAAGAGCGCGGCCTACATGCTCCGAAGGGGACGGTTCAAGTACATCCACTATGTGGGCTTCCGGCCCGAGCTCTTCGACCTGGAGGCCGACCCGGAGGAGCTGCGCGACCTGGCTCCCGAGCCCGCTCACCAGGGGACGCTCAAGGAGTTCGAGGCCCTGCTGCGGAGCATCCTCGACCCCGAGGAGACGGACCGCCGGGCGAAGCGCGACCAGGCGGCGCTCGTGGCGAGGCACGGGGGGCGCGAGGCCATCATCAGCCGGGGCACCCACACCTGGAGCCCAGCCCCCGGCGAGAAGGCCGAGCGGACCAAGCCGGACTGA
- a CDS encoding DJ-1/PfpI family protein — translation MKIAFILYDDLTVLDFVGFYDAVTRLKGMGFRPDLEWTVCARTPEVRDGAGLRLRADAAPPTLEGFDLIFLPGGMGSRALRKDEGFVGWLRTARACPLKVSVCTGSLLLGAAGFLEGKTATTHPTAYGLLAEYTPKTTRERLVDEGDVITGGGVSTSIDLGLYLCERLAGAEARDKIAAQMDYPYRAKPPLRPARAAG, via the coding sequence ATGAAGATAGCGTTCATCCTGTACGACGACCTGACCGTGCTGGACTTCGTGGGCTTCTACGACGCCGTGACCCGCCTCAAGGGCATGGGCTTCCGGCCGGACCTCGAATGGACCGTCTGCGCCCGGACCCCCGAGGTGCGGGACGGCGCGGGGCTCCGCCTCCGGGCCGACGCCGCGCCGCCCACGCTCGAGGGCTTCGACCTCATCTTCCTCCCGGGCGGGATGGGCAGCCGCGCCCTCCGCAAGGACGAGGGCTTCGTCGGCTGGCTCCGCACGGCGCGCGCCTGCCCCCTCAAGGTCTCGGTCTGCACGGGCTCGCTCCTCTTGGGCGCGGCGGGCTTCCTCGAGGGCAAGACCGCCACCACCCACCCGACCGCCTACGGCCTCCTCGCCGAGTACACCCCCAAGACCACGCGCGAGCGGCTGGTGGACGAGGGGGACGTCATCACGGGAGGGGGCGTCTCCACCTCCATCGACCTCGGGCTCTACCTCTGCGAGCGCCTGGCGGGCGCCGAGGCCCGGGACAAGATCGCCGCGCAGATGGACTACCCCTACCGCGCCAAGCCGCCCCTGCGGCCCGCCCGCGCCGCTGGCTGA
- a CDS encoding diguanylate cyclase: MHCGTSPAWVNLIDAESGLYNRLHLVHFLTEAFARARRYGGPLACALFRATWWRGLEEMRELPAGAVRSLGRFLLLGVREGDILGRWSEGEFLLVAPSTGREGARACLEKILGRLDAAPPALAEGWAVSLRAGEAGLPEDAERLRYPEDLPLLAHDRLVASR, from the coding sequence ATGCACTGCGGGACCTCACCCGCCTGGGTGAACCTGATCGACGCGGAGAGCGGCCTCTACAACCGCCTCCACCTCGTCCATTTCCTCACCGAGGCCTTCGCCCGCGCGCGGCGCTACGGGGGGCCGCTCGCGTGCGCGCTCTTCCGGGCGACGTGGTGGAGGGGACTCGAGGAGATGCGCGAGCTCCCGGCCGGCGCCGTCCGCTCCCTGGGGCGCTTCCTCCTGCTGGGGGTGCGCGAGGGAGATATCCTCGGGCGGTGGTCGGAGGGGGAGTTCCTGCTGGTCGCGCCGAGCACCGGGCGCGAGGGCGCGAGAGCTTGTCTGGAGAAGATCCTGGGCCGGCTGGACGCCGCGCCGCCCGCCCTGGCGGAAGGGTGGGCCGTCTCCCTCCGAGCCGGGGAGGCGGGCCTGCCCGAGGACGCGGAGCGCCTCCGCTACCCGGAGGACCTCCCCCTCCTCGCCCACGATCGGCTCGTCGCCTCGCGCTGA
- a CDS encoding ubiquinone/menaquinone biosynthesis methyltransferase, with protein sequence MAARIERRAVQRMFSDIAPTYDLLNRLLSLGIDRGWRQAGARILIEAVEGRERGLLLDLAAGTADVALEVRRQLGPRARVRLLGADFAYPMLVRAKEKAARRGADIRLLQADALALPLRSGALDGLIIAFGLRNLEDRRAGLAEMARALRPGGRLVILEFGRPAGLFGAVFHFYFRFLLPAAGRLVSGHPTAYRYLPETVGEFPSPEALSAMIRAAGFGKVSAKPLTGGIVQLHSGVRLPDGAAR encoded by the coding sequence GTGGCCGCGCGCATCGAACGCCGGGCGGTCCAGCGGATGTTCTCGGACATCGCCCCCACCTACGACCTCCTGAACCGCCTCCTGAGCCTGGGGATCGACCGCGGCTGGCGCCAGGCGGGGGCGCGCATCCTGATCGAGGCCGTGGAGGGCAGGGAGCGGGGCCTCCTCCTCGATCTCGCGGCCGGCACGGCGGACGTGGCCCTGGAGGTGCGGCGCCAGCTCGGCCCCCGCGCCCGGGTGCGCCTCCTGGGGGCGGATTTCGCTTATCCCATGCTCGTCCGGGCGAAGGAGAAGGCGGCGCGCCGGGGGGCGGACATCCGCCTCCTCCAGGCTGACGCCCTGGCGCTGCCCCTGCGCTCCGGCGCCCTCGACGGCCTCATCATCGCCTTCGGCCTCCGGAACCTGGAGGACCGCCGGGCGGGGCTCGCCGAGATGGCGCGCGCCCTGCGCCCGGGGGGGAGGCTGGTGATCCTCGAGTTCGGAAGGCCCGCCGGCCTCTTCGGGGCGGTCTTCCATTTCTATTTCCGGTTCCTCCTCCCGGCCGCGGGGCGCCTCGTCTCGGGCCACCCGACCGCCTACCGCTACCTCCCCGAGACGGTGGGGGAGTTCCCCTCCCCGGAGGCGCTCTCGGCGATGATCCGGGCGGCGGGCTTTGGGAAGGTATCGGCCAAGCCCCTCACGGGGGGGATCGTCCAGCTCCACAGCGGGGTGCGCCTCCCGGATGGGGCCGCGCGGTGA